The DNA region CTGCAAGAAAGAAACCCCAAAAACAGTTACCGACTGGGAAAAAATCTCTGAAAATCTTCAGTTTATACAAAACGAAAACACCTTTGACCTGAAATCGGGAAAGTTTAATTATTCATTTCCAAAAGAAAAATTGCCGTTGCAGAAGGTCATGCTGCTGAATGCAAGTTTGGTCGGTTACTTTACTGAACTCGGTTTGGAAGAGAAAATCATCGGGATTTCAAGTCCGGAATATGTGTACTCGGAAAAAATTCATCAACTGATCGATCAAGGGAAAATTACCAATATCGGGAACGAACAAAAGTATAATGTCGAGAAAATCATCGCGCTGAAACCCGACGCAGTCTTTACCAATTACATCGCAAGCTTTGAAAACACCTATGAACTGCTCAAAAAAAACGGAATCGAAATTATCTTTCTTGATGAATTTTTGGAACAGAATCCTTTACAAAAATCAAAATACCTGATCGTTTTCGGGAAACTTTTTAATGAAGAAGAAAAGGCGGTTTCAAGATTTAATGAAATTGAGAAAAGCTACGATTCCTTAAAAACTTTAGCAAGGAAATCAGCGACAAAACCGATTGTCTTGACCAACGAAATTTACGGTAACCAGTGGTTTCTTCCCGGTGGGAAAACCAACTTCGCGCAGTTTGTAGCCGATGCGAATGCGCAATACATCAATTCAGAAAACGATGAAACGAAAGCGGTTCCCATGAGTTTCGAGGAAGTCTTCGTAAAAGCTGAAAAAGCGGAATTCTGGGTAAATGCGGGAAATCACAAAACCAAAAAGGAACTGTTGCAGATCAATCCCAATTACGCTAAGATGAATGTCTTTAACAAAGGAAAAATCTACACGGTCACAGGAAGGGAAAAGGGAAACGCGAACGATTATTTTGAAAGCGGAGTGGTGCGCGCAGATTTAATTTTGAAGGATTATGTAAAGATTTTCCATCCCGAACTTTTACCAAATTATGAATTGACTTATACGAAGGAACTTCATTGAGGTGGCGAGTTTCAGGTTTCAAGTTTACTCACAATTTGATTTATTTTTTTACTTGAGTTCGTGAATGCTTCGCATTTCAGGTTTCAGTTTTGAAGTTTCACTAAGTTACTTGATGAAAAAACTTAGGATTCTTGTCGGACAAAATTCCTATTTTTGCTGAATTATTACGTGTTTTGGATGGTTATCGAACAATTTCAAACCCAATCAAACATTTCAAACTATCTTCAGATGTGGAAGAAAATCAAAAAAATCATATATCTTATCGTCCTCGCCAATATTCTCTTTATTGTTTGGGGTAAGTTTTTCAATCCGCCCATCACCATTACGCAAATCGGCGGTTTGTTTGAATTTGGAAAGCTGAAAAGAGATTATGTTTCCTACGCCGAAATGGGCGACAATGTGAAAAAAGCGGTCATTGCCGCCGAAGACCAGACTTTTTTCGACCACAACGGATTTGACTACAAGGCAATCGAGAAAGCCGTAAAACACAACAATGCAGGAAAAAAACTTCGGGGCGGAAGTACGATTTCGCAGCAAACCGCAAAAAATATTTTTCTTTGGCAGGGAAGAAGCTGGATCAGAAAAGGTTTGGAGGCAGTTTACACCTTCATTATCGAGCTGATTTGGGGCAAAGACGTGATTCTTGAAAGATATCTGAACTCCATCGAAATGGGACGCGGCGTTTTTGGGGTTGAAGCGGCTTCGGAATATTATTTCAATAAACATTCGAAGGATTTGACCAAGAGTGAAGCTGCGTGGATTGCCACCATTTTGCCGAATCCCAAGAAATATGATCCCAAGAATCCGTCCGCTTATCTGAACAAAAAACACAGCTGGATCATGCGGCAGATGAACAATGTCAGTTTGAAATAATTTATCTTTGCGGTAACTATGGAGTTTAAGTTCCGAAATACCGAGGATTTCCGCAGTGTTTGTGTGAAGTATTTCAGTTTCAGAAATGAGACTGATTCCACCGAACCGATACGCAAACTGCTACCTGCAATCAGGAACGCATATTTTTCTGAATTTCTCGATTTTCTAAAAGAGAATCCCGAAATTACAGAAAACCTCTCTCAATATATTCATCAACTTTTTAAAGGTAAACCTTTCAACCTTTCGTTGACGGAGGCGAATATTCTTTCGGAAAATGCGTTCTATCCCGAGTTGAAGAAACGGCTTCTTGACAAATTTCTCCCGGCAATCGAGAATGAGCAAACCGTTTGGTATTTGGTCGATACGATTTCGGTGCGTCCGAAAAAAGACCTGGAATTTTTCCATAATCAGGATCAGGATCAGTTAGACGAGCTTTTCAGATTGCTGCGAATCGACCGCTTTATCGGTGAAAAATTTGTAAAAAAAGAACTGTATTTCTCGCTGAACATTTTGGCGTGGCGGGCTTTAGGAAACGCGCTCGATGTGGAAGTAGTAAATATGGCTCCGAATTATCGTAATCTTGACAACCCTTTTGTCGCGATGCAGAACGAGATCGATTCGCTAACCAAAGATTTTCAAAAGAACCCCGATTTTGTGCTCAGTTCAAAAGATCCGCACTATAAGCAGATCCGGATTTACCTGACCCAGTGTTTCACTTTCGTGGGCGAAGCTTTTAAGAATTCAAGCAAGTACGGTATTTCGGGTAAGATTAACCAGTTCCTGTTGAAAATTCGGCAGCAGCTTGCGAGGATTAATGATATTCTGGCGGTTTTGGTGATTGATAAAGAGGAAGATGCTCTGCAAAATTCCAAACAGTTGTTTTTCAATATTCTGGAGTATAAATCGCACAAGAACAATGTTGCGGAATTATTTTCTGACAGTACCACGCTCATTTCGCACCTGATTACGAACCACACCGCGGAAACCGGTTCCCATTACATTACCTCGACGCGAAGGGATTACCTGAAAATGTTTCTACGCGCGAGTGGAGGTGGAGTGATTGTGGGCGCACTTTGTGTGCTGAAGCTGCTGTACAGCTATATTCCGGGAAGTGATTTTTCGCACGCATTTCTTTATGCTTTAAATTATGCGATGGGGTTCATTATGATTTATCTGATGAATTATACCCTGGCTACGAAACAGCCCGCAATGACGGCTGCAACGATGGCAAAAGTGCTTTCCGAAGGGAAGAATACCCGAAAGAATTACGTCGATTTTGCGCACTTGGTTTCCAAGGTTTTCCAGTCGCAGTTTATTGCGTTTATGGGAAATGTGCTGCTCGCTTTTCCGGTGGCGCTCGCTATTATTTATGGAGTTGACGTTATTTTCAAAGAGAACTTTGCTTTTGACAAATCGGCGAAACTCTTAACTGATTTAGACCCTTTCCAATCAAAGGCAATTTTTCATGCGTCGATTGCAGGTTTCTTCCTTTTTCTTTCAGGGATTATTTCTGGAAATATCGGCAACAGTTCGGTGTTTTACAGAATTCCTGAAAGGATTGCCAAGAATCCTTCTCTCAATTATTTCTTTGGGGCAAGAATCTCTAAAAATATCTCCGATTATTACTCGAAAAACTGGGCGGGAATTGTCTCCAACTTCTGGTTTGGTATTTTCTTGGGGGTAACCGGACCGGTCGGACTTTTCTTGGGTCTAGATCTCGATATCCGACACATTACTTTTGCTTCCGGGAACTTTGCACTCGGTCTTTACGGTAAAGAATTTTCGGTAAGCCATTACGCTTTCTGGATTTCTTTTATTACCGTTTTCCTCATTGGTTTTTTCAATTTTGCGGTAAGCTTTGGCTTGTCGATGATTTTGGCGTTCAGGTCAAGACAGGTGAAATTTGGCGATATGAAAGAGATTTACCGGGAAATCCTGCGGTATTTTATGAAAAATCCGTTGAGGTTTTTCATTCCTTTACGTTCGGAACTGGATAAAAGTGCAAAAGAGCTTGTTGAAAAAACGGTCGCTACAAAACCAAAAGATCACTAATTTTTTCGCTGCCGAACTTTTCCTGAAATTTCTTTAGAAAAAAAGTTTTCCGCATTCTGAAATCGTTTTTCAGCAAAGACGATTTTATTTTGATGGAAAGGAGTTTGCCGTTCAAATTCACGTCTCCGATTTCTCTGAAAAGTGCATCGTCCAAGTATTCCGAGAGAAAATCTTTCACCTCAAAAGCGAGCAGTTTTTCCTCAAAACCATAAATCTTCGCAAATGATTTCACGACTTCTGAACTTTGGTATTCTCTTTTTCTTTTCATTCGAAAATGTTCGGGTTTACAAACCTAAGAAAAAATTATAAGCCACTGGTAGGAATAATCAAAATCCATTGAAAAGCCGAAATCTATCCTTTACGAATCGATTCCTTTATTGGTTGCTCATGCTCTATGTTTTTTGGTTAGTTTTCAAAATCCATCATTATTTTGGCTTTATCAGAAAAATATTGACTGTATTCAAAAAGAAATTTGCCTTTGGATTGTTAATAATTGCTAAATTTTAATACTTTTGAAAATCTTTAAAAAATTAAAACAATGTCGAATCTTTGGAGAACGAAACCATTAAACCAACTTCTTGCAGAGGCGGAAGAAAGTGATAAAGGACTCAAGAAAACCCTCACTTCCGGTGCGCTGGTTGCGTTGGGAATCGGTGCGATTATCGGAGCCGGGCTATTTTCAATCACCGGAATTGCAGCGGCAAACTACGCCGGTCCGGGAATTATGATTTCATTTATCATCGCCGCTTTAGGTTGTGCTTTTGCCGGATTGTGTTATGCGGAATTTGCTTCGATGATTCCTGTTGCAGGAAGTGCTTACACGTATTCTTATGCAACAATGGGTGAGTTCATCGCCTGGATTATCGGTTGGGATTTGGTTTTGGAATATGCAGTGGGAGCGGCGACAGTTGCTTCGAGTTGGTCGGGATATCTCGGTAAACTTTTCCATACTTTTGGGGTGAGTCTTCCTCAGGAACTTCTGATGACACCATTCGACGTGGGTGCAAACGGAGCAGCTGGAATTATCAATCTTCCCGCAGTTTTTATTGTGGTCATCATGTCATTAATTCTAATCAAAGGAACCAGCGAATCAGCATGGGTGAATACCGCGATTGTAATTATGAAGGTAGGGATTGTCCTGATTTTCATCTTTGTTGGTTTTAAATATGTTAAGCCGGAAAATTTAACTCCGCTTATTCCTGAAAATACGGGTAAGTTCGGTGAGTACGGTTGGTCGGGAATTATTCGGGCCGCGGCAGTCGTCTTTTTTGCCTATATCGGTTTTGATGCCGTTTCTACAGCTGCACAGGAAACTAAAAATCCTAAAAAAGCGATGCCGATCGGAATCATGGGTTCGCTCCTGATTTGTACCGTTTTGTATATCGCCTTTGCTTATGTAATGGTGGGAGTTGTACACTATAAAGCTTTTACAGCTGGAGGTGGAGCAGATCATTTAGCGCCGGTTGCGATTGCGATTGAAGCGATGGGAGCTGTTATCAACGGAACAGTGGTTCCTGAATATCCTTGGTTGAATACGTCGATCATTATTGCGATTCTTTTGGGTTACGCGTCGGTAATTTTGGTGATGTTGATGGGGCAGAGCCGCGTTTTCTATTCTATGAGCCATGATGGTTTGCTGCCGAAAGTTTTCAGCGAGATTCATTCTAAATTCAGAACTCCGTTCAAATCCAATATTTTCTTTTTGGTTTTTGTGAGTTTGTTTGCAGCGTTTATTCCAGGTAGAGTTGTTGGTGAGATGACTTCAATCGGGACTTTATTCGCATTCATCCTCGTTTGCGTCGGAGTTTTGGTGATGAGAAAAACCCAACCGGATGCACCGAGAGCTTTCAAAACTCCATTAGTTCCGCTGATTCCTGTGTTGGGAATTTTGACCTGCTTCGGAATGATGGCGTTTCTGCCTTTCGATACCTGGATCCGTTTGGTGATCTGGATGATGATTGGTTTGGATGTGTATCTTTATAGAGGAATCAAAAACTCCTTCCTTGGGAAACACAACAATACGACCAACGATCCGAAGAACTATACTGTTTCGGCAATTTGCGGCGCAGCGTTGACATTGATTTTGATCGTTCTTACCTATTTCCATCACCAAGCGGCAATTGCTGAAAACATTGACGATGGCGGTTTGGTAATTTTCTCTGTGGTAATGATCGTTCTCCACGTACTGATTTACGGATATTACTATTTCGTTAGAAGCAAGAAATAGCATTTCAAATAAACTGTGAACTTCCCGTCGTAATGGCGGGATTTTTTTTAATTTTGGTTTAAAGGTTCTTGCGACGTGCAGGGAATTTCCTTCGAAATAAACCTAAATTTGCTCCCTTTAGGGGATTGGGGTAATCAATTTTAGGTTTATTCAAAAAATTTAAACACGCATCAAAGAATTATTAACAATGAAAAAGATTATTGCCGGATTATTATTAATGATATTGAATTTCACATTTGCGCAGAAACTGGAATTTCAAACATTATTAAAAGACAAAATCAGCATTCGAGCCATTCAGATATGGAACGGGAAAGTTTGGTATGCAGGAACGGATTCGAAGTTTGGGTATGTTTCGCTAAAAGATTCTGCAGATAAGAAACAACTGATTCTTTGTGACATCAAATTGCAGTTCAGAACTCTGGGTTTTGACGGAGAACGATTTTATGCAATCGGCATAGAAAGTCCTGCATATTTTTTCGAAATAGACAAAAATACACTTGATTTCAAAAATACATATGTTGATACTCATCCAAAAGCATTTTATGATGCAATAAAATTTGATGATAAATCTCGTGGAATTGCTATAAGTGATCCGGATGAACACCATTTCGTCAAATTTAAATATTTTAATTTCAGACCAACAAAAGGAATTTACAGGTTACCAAATTATTTTGATGGTGAAGCGCATTTCGCCGCGAGCAATTCAAATATTGCAATGAAAGGCGATTGGGTTTGGATCGCAACAGGAGGAAGTAAAGCCAGAATTTTTAAATTCAATTGGAAAGATTTGATGGATTGGAAGAAAATTGATACGCCCTTCATTCAGGGAACTTCAACACAGGGAATTTATTCCATCGATTTTTATGACGAAAAATTCGGAATCGCTGTCGGCGGTGATTATACCAAACAATCTGAAAATGTCGATAACATCGCAACCACCAACGACGGAGGGGAAACCTGGCAAATTCAGGCATCGGGGAAAAATGGCGGCTACAAAACCTGCGTGAAAATCCGCCCGAAATCAAAAGGAAAAGACATTATTGCAGTAGGTGACCAAAACATCGAGTTCTCCTCAGACTACGGAAAAACCTGGACAAAGATCTCCGATGAAAAAGGACTCTACGTTTGTGAATGGGTTGATAAAAACACTTTGGTTTTCGCAGGAAAAAATCGGATTGTTAAAGTGATAATGAAGGATTAATAATTAATAATGAAGAATTCTGGTGAGATTTGTCATTAAGTCAAGGAAAATAATTTGCCTATTTTTGCAGACATGAACTCTTTAATCGACAAATACAATATTCCCGGACCTCGATACACTTCTTATCCAACCGTTCCTTTTTGGGACGAAACCACCTTCACCGCCGATCAGTGGAAAGAATCCGTGATTCGGTCATTCAATGAAAGCAACAGTGGTGAGGGAATTTCAATCTATATTCACCTTCCGTTTTGCGAACAGCTGTGTACATTCTGCGCGTGTCACAAGAGGATTACCAAGCAACATTCCGTGGAAACTCCGTATCTGGAAAGCGTTTTGAAAGAATGGGATCTGTATCTTGAATTGTTTAAGAGCCAAGAGCCAAGAGCCACGAGCCAAGAACCAATTAACGAAAGCCAAGATACGCTCCAACTCACCGACACTCCAACTCACCGACCCAAAATAAAAGAACTCCATCTCGGTGGCGGAACTCCAACTTTCTTTTCTCCTGAAAATTTAAGGATTTTACTGGAAGGAATTTTCGCCAAGGCAGAAATCGCTGAGAATCCTGAATTTTCTTTCGAAGGACATCCCAACAATACGACGAAAGAACATTTGCAGACGCTGTACGATTTGGGCTTCAGAAGATGCAGCTTCGGTGTACAGGATTACGATCCGCAGGTGCAGAAAGCCATCAACAGAATCCAGCCATTTGAAAATGTTGAAAAGGTGACAAATTGGGCTCGAGAAATCGGCTACAAAAGTATTTCCCACGATTTGGTGTTCGGTTTGCCGTTCCACAACTGGAAAAAACAGGAATATACGATCCGCAAAACTCTGGAGCTGAAACCTGACCGTTTGGCATTCTACTCCTACGCTCACGTTCCTTGGATTAAAGGTGTCGGACAAAGAGGTTTCGACGAAAACGATTTGCCGAGCGGCGAAGAAAAACGCAAACTCTACGAAAACGGAAAAAAACTTCTCGAAGAACTCGGCTACATCGAAGTCGGGATGGATCACTTTTCGCTGGAACACGACGATCTGTATCAGTCGATGATTTCGGGCGATATCCACAGGAACTTCATGGGGTATTCATCCAGCAAAACCCAGTTGATGATTGGTTTGGGAATGAGCGCGATCTCGGATTCGTGGTACGCTTTTGCCCAAAACGAAAAAACGGTGGAGGAATACCAAAAAAGAGTGGAAGAAGGAATACTGCCTGTTTTCCGCGGACATATTTTAAACGAAGAAGATTTAATCATCAGAAAGCATATCCTAAATTTAATGTGCCGACTTGAAACTTCTTGGGACACACAGAACTTCGTGCCCGATCTGGAAAACTCCATTCACCAACTAAAAGAAATGGAAGCCGACGGTTTGGTGGAAATCTCCGACAACGCTATCAAGATTACCGAAAAAGGACGCGCCTTCACAAGAAACGTGGCGATGACCTTTGACCTGAGGATGATGCGTAACCAACCGGAAACAAGGATTTTTTCGATGACGATTTAAATAAATGAGCTTATCGTTTATTCAACCGCATTTATTTTATGATTATTTTCTGAGAATAGATTTTTAGTTGACCAGTTTTAATCGTTAAGAAATAGACTCCAGGTTTCAAATCCGAAACATCAATTTTTTCTTTATTAACCATTTTATTCAAAACTGTTTTTCCTTCGTAGTCAATGATTTCTGCGGCATAATTTCCGCTTTTAAGTCCTCTAACAAATATTTTATCAGAGGTCGGATTTGGAAATATTTTGATCTGACTGATATTAGAATTTTCCGTCGCAAGTGGAGTCGTGGTAACTTTAAAAATTTTTCCGTTGTTTATTGCAGCTACATAAAGTTCTTTGTTGGCATCAACTCCGAATGTTGAAAAATTATTTCCAGCAAAAACTGAACTCCAGATAATACTTCCGTCATCATTCATCATTCCGATTTGTTTTGAGCAAAAATCTGCGAAAAAATATTTTCCTACTAAAGCTGGGTACAGAGTTCCGCGATAAACATAACCTCCTGTGATGGAGCATTTTCCTCCGGAATGATCATAAACTGCCATTGGAAAAGTCATGGTAGAACTGATTGCGCAACCCGAATTATTGTAAACAGAATTTCCCTCGTAGCAGCGCCATCCGTAATTAATTCCTGATTGGGAAACAGGCATTCTGTTGATTTCTTCAAAAATCTCTTGTCCAACATCGGCAATCATTACATTTCCGGTCGTTTCATCAAAAGAAAATTTCCATGCGTTTCGAAGTCCAATTGCCCATATTTCATCAGCTCCATCAGTTCCCACGAAAGGATTGTCGGTAGGAATATTGTAGGTTCCGACAGAATTAACATCAATCCTCAACATTTTTCCTAAAAGAGAGTTCTTGTTTTGTGCGTTGTTGTTTGGATCGCCGCCACCGCCACCATCACCGGTTGAAATCCAAAGGTTTCCGTCGGGCGCAAAATGCATGCTTCCACCGTTATGATTAGTAAAAGGTTTTGTAATATTCAGCAAAATTTTTTCTGAAGCGGGATCTGCAAGATCGGGATCTGTAGGATTCACAGAAAATCTCGAAACTGTAATATTTCCTTCGGTGTTATTGTAGTAAACAAAGAAATACCCGTTGGTAGAATAATTTGGATGAAAAGCAAGACCAAGCAAACCTCTTTCACCGCCAAATGTAATTTTTGAGCTGATGTCGAGAAAATCAGCAGAATTGCTAACTCCGTTGGGCTGAACAATTTTGATAAACCCATTTTGTTGAACAACAAAGAGCCGACTGTCTTTGGCATTTACAATTTCTACGGGGCTTCCGAATCCGCTCGCAAATTCTTGTAAAATAATTTCCTGACCTTTCACCCCGAAAGTCAGAAAAAGTATGAGAATAAAGGTTGTTTTTTTCATAATATTTTGGTTTTTAAAGTTTTGTGAATTTATTAATATTTGTTCAGTTTCGCAATAAATTGCTATAAAAAGAAATTTTTGTTTTTTTTTTCTTTGTGAAATTCATGAATGAAATCTTTTGTTAAATTATTCTTAATTCTATTGAAAATCATTATATTTGCCGACTATAATTTAAATGTTGTAAACTATTAACAATGCAAGGAAAAGGACTTATTACGCTGGTTGCGATTGTTTTGGG from Chryseobacterium suipulveris includes:
- a CDS encoding WD40/YVTN/BNR-like repeat-containing protein, with translation MKKIIAGLLLMILNFTFAQKLEFQTLLKDKISIRAIQIWNGKVWYAGTDSKFGYVSLKDSADKKQLILCDIKLQFRTLGFDGERFYAIGIESPAYFFEIDKNTLDFKNTYVDTHPKAFYDAIKFDDKSRGIAISDPDEHHFVKFKYFNFRPTKGIYRLPNYFDGEAHFAASNSNIAMKGDWVWIATGGSKARIFKFNWKDLMDWKKIDTPFIQGTSTQGIYSIDFYDEKFGIAVGGDYTKQSENVDNIATTNDGGETWQIQASGKNGGYKTCVKIRPKSKGKDIIAVGDQNIEFSSDYGKTWTKISDEKGLYVCEWVDKNTLVFAGKNRIVKVIMKD
- the mtgA gene encoding monofunctional biosynthetic peptidoglycan transglycosylase; translation: MWKKIKKIIYLIVLANILFIVWGKFFNPPITITQIGGLFEFGKLKRDYVSYAEMGDNVKKAVIAAEDQTFFDHNGFDYKAIEKAVKHNNAGKKLRGGSTISQQTAKNIFLWQGRSWIRKGLEAVYTFIIELIWGKDVILERYLNSIEMGRGVFGVEAASEYYFNKHSKDLTKSEAAWIATILPNPKKYDPKNPSAYLNKKHSWIMRQMNNVSLK
- a CDS encoding PQQ-dependent sugar dehydrogenase, with amino-acid sequence MKKTTFILILFLTFGVKGQEIILQEFASGFGSPVEIVNAKDSRLFVVQQNGFIKIVQPNGVSNSADFLDISSKITFGGERGLLGLAFHPNYSTNGYFFVYYNNTEGNITVSRFSVNPTDPDLADPASEKILLNITKPFTNHNGGSMHFAPDGNLWISTGDGGGGGDPNNNAQNKNSLLGKMLRIDVNSVGTYNIPTDNPFVGTDGADEIWAIGLRNAWKFSFDETTGNVMIADVGQEIFEEINRMPVSQSGINYGWRCYEGNSVYNNSGCAISSTMTFPMAVYDHSGGKCSITGGYVYRGTLYPALVGKYFFADFCSKQIGMMNDDGSIIWSSVFAGNNFSTFGVDANKELYVAAINNGKIFKVTTTPLATENSNISQIKIFPNPTSDKIFVRGLKSGNYAAEIIDYEGKTVLNKMVNKEKIDVSDLKPGVYFLTIKTGQLKIYSQKIIIK
- a CDS encoding amino acid permease, which codes for MSNLWRTKPLNQLLAEAEESDKGLKKTLTSGALVALGIGAIIGAGLFSITGIAAANYAGPGIMISFIIAALGCAFAGLCYAEFASMIPVAGSAYTYSYATMGEFIAWIIGWDLVLEYAVGAATVASSWSGYLGKLFHTFGVSLPQELLMTPFDVGANGAAGIINLPAVFIVVIMSLILIKGTSESAWVNTAIVIMKVGIVLIFIFVGFKYVKPENLTPLIPENTGKFGEYGWSGIIRAAAVVFFAYIGFDAVSTAAQETKNPKKAMPIGIMGSLLICTVLYIAFAYVMVGVVHYKAFTAGGGADHLAPVAIAIEAMGAVINGTVVPEYPWLNTSIIIAILLGYASVILVMLMGQSRVFYSMSHDGLLPKVFSEIHSKFRTPFKSNIFFLVFVSLFAAFIPGRVVGEMTSIGTLFAFILVCVGVLVMRKTQPDAPRAFKTPLVPLIPVLGILTCFGMMAFLPFDTWIRLVIWMMIGLDVYLYRGIKNSFLGKHNNTTNDPKNYTVSAICGAALTLILIVLTYFHHQAAIAENIDDGGLVIFSVVMIVLHVLIYGYYYFVRSKK
- a CDS encoding site-specific recombinase — encoded protein: MEFKFRNTEDFRSVCVKYFSFRNETDSTEPIRKLLPAIRNAYFSEFLDFLKENPEITENLSQYIHQLFKGKPFNLSLTEANILSENAFYPELKKRLLDKFLPAIENEQTVWYLVDTISVRPKKDLEFFHNQDQDQLDELFRLLRIDRFIGEKFVKKELYFSLNILAWRALGNALDVEVVNMAPNYRNLDNPFVAMQNEIDSLTKDFQKNPDFVLSSKDPHYKQIRIYLTQCFTFVGEAFKNSSKYGISGKINQFLLKIRQQLARINDILAVLVIDKEEDALQNSKQLFFNILEYKSHKNNVAELFSDSTTLISHLITNHTAETGSHYITSTRRDYLKMFLRASGGGVIVGALCVLKLLYSYIPGSDFSHAFLYALNYAMGFIMIYLMNYTLATKQPAMTAATMAKVLSEGKNTRKNYVDFAHLVSKVFQSQFIAFMGNVLLAFPVALAIIYGVDVIFKENFAFDKSAKLLTDLDPFQSKAIFHASIAGFFLFLSGIISGNIGNSSVFYRIPERIAKNPSLNYFFGARISKNISDYYSKNWAGIVSNFWFGIFLGVTGPVGLFLGLDLDIRHITFASGNFALGLYGKEFSVSHYAFWISFITVFLIGFFNFAVSFGLSMILAFRSRQVKFGDMKEIYREILRYFMKNPLRFFIPLRSELDKSAKELVEKTVATKPKDH
- the hemN gene encoding oxygen-independent coproporphyrinogen III oxidase translates to MNSLIDKYNIPGPRYTSYPTVPFWDETTFTADQWKESVIRSFNESNSGEGISIYIHLPFCEQLCTFCACHKRITKQHSVETPYLESVLKEWDLYLELFKSQEPRATSQEPINESQDTLQLTDTPTHRPKIKELHLGGGTPTFFSPENLRILLEGIFAKAEIAENPEFSFEGHPNNTTKEHLQTLYDLGFRRCSFGVQDYDPQVQKAINRIQPFENVEKVTNWAREIGYKSISHDLVFGLPFHNWKKQEYTIRKTLELKPDRLAFYSYAHVPWIKGVGQRGFDENDLPSGEEKRKLYENGKKLLEELGYIEVGMDHFSLEHDDLYQSMISGDIHRNFMGYSSSKTQLMIGLGMSAISDSWYAFAQNEKTVEEYQKRVEEGILPVFRGHILNEEDLIIRKHILNLMCRLETSWDTQNFVPDLENSIHQLKEMEADGLVEISDNAIKITEKGRAFTRNVAMTFDLRMMRNQPETRIFSMTI
- a CDS encoding ABC transporter substrate-binding protein, which gives rise to MKSYFFAFVAFLLIFSCKKETPKTVTDWEKISENLQFIQNENTFDLKSGKFNYSFPKEKLPLQKVMLLNASLVGYFTELGLEEKIIGISSPEYVYSEKIHQLIDQGKITNIGNEQKYNVEKIIALKPDAVFTNYIASFENTYELLKKNGIEIIFLDEFLEQNPLQKSKYLIVFGKLFNEEEKAVSRFNEIEKSYDSLKTLARKSATKPIVLTNEIYGNQWFLPGGKTNFAQFVADANAQYINSENDETKAVPMSFEEVFVKAEKAEFWVNAGNHKTKKELLQINPNYAKMNVFNKGKIYTVTGREKGNANDYFESGVVRADLILKDYVKIFHPELLPNYELTYTKELH